The Fibrobacter sp. UWP2 genomic sequence AGCGTTGCAAGCATCCAGCGGTCAAGTTCATTCTCGCTCTTGACTTCCTGACCGGGGCGCCAGTTGAGCTGGCCCTTGGCGGCGTCAGCGTTGTGGTTAGAGACAAAGAATGCAACAGCGTTCCAAAGCGGCAGCATCACCTGCTTCACGATGCCCTTCACCCCTTCTTCGCTGAAGCGCAGGTCTTCGGCCTTCAAAGCGGCGGAGTTGATCATGAACAAGCGGATGGCGTCGGCACCCGTGCGTTCGATAAGATCGTTCGGGTCCGGGTAGTTGCGCTTGGACTTACTCATCTTGGAGCCGTCTTCGGCCAAGATAATACCGTTCACAATAACGTTCTTGAATGCCGGCTTCTGGAACAGTGCGTTAGAAAGCACCGTCAGCGTGTAGAACCAACCGCGGGTCTGGTCCAAACCTTCGGCAATGAAGTCGGCCGGGAAGCTGCGTTCCACGAGTTCCTTGTTTTCGAACGGGTAATGGCGGCTGGCATACGGCATAGAGCCGGATTCAAACCAGCAGTCGAACACTTCCGGCGTGCGGCGGTAAACCTTGCCGTTCTTTTCGATGGTGAGCTTATCGACAAAATGCTTGTGCAAGTCATCGAGCTTCACGCCGGTGAGCTGCTGGAGTTCTTCGATGGAGCCCACGGCAATCATGTCGCCGTCGTCGGCAATCCACACCGGGATCGGCGTACCCCAGAAGCGGTTACGCGAGAGGTTCCAGTCGCGTGCGCCTTCGAGCCACTTGCCGAAGCGTCCGTTCTTGATGTGGTCCGGAACCCAGTTCACCGTCTGGTTGTTCTCGACCATCCATTCCTTCAAAGTCTTGGTCACGCCTTCCTTGCTCGTGACAGGGGCGTCGATCTTGAGGAACCACGTCTTGAGGGCGCGGTACAGCAGAGGCACGCCGGTACGCCAGCAGTGCGGGTAGCTATGCACGAAGGTCTCGTGCTTGAACACGCGGCCCTGTTCCTTGAGGTAGGCGATAATGCTCTTGTCGGCTTCCTTCGCGCCGAGGCCCTTCCACATCGGGACCTTGTCCGTGAACTTGCCTTCGGTATCGAGCGGGTCGAAAAGGCCAAGCCCGATGGAAGCACCGAGCTGGAAGTCCTCTTCACCGAAGCTCGGGGCGATATGCACCGCACCGGCACCGTCTTCGGTACTCACGAAGTCGGCCGGGTAAATCTTGTAACGCTTTTCGAGTTCTTCCTTGCTGGCGTAGGCGTCGCTCAGGTGGAACAGCGCCTCGTAGCTCAAACCCACGAGGTCGGAACCCTTGCAGGTATCCACGATGTTGGGGTTCTTGAAGTAGGCGGCGGTACGCGTAGCGGCACACCAGTACTTCTTGCCGTCCTGTTCAACCAGGTTGTAGTCCATGTCCGGGCCAACCGCAATCGCGAAGTTGGACGGGAGCGTCCACGGAGTCGTCGTCCACACGAGGATGCTCGTGTCCTTGAACTTGGCGTTGTCCGTGATCAGCGGGAAAATCAAAGTGAGGGACGGGTCCTGACGGTCCTTATAGCCCTGGTTCGTTTCGAAGTTCGAAAGCGGAGTCGCGAGAGCCGGGCTGTACGGCTGGATGCGGTAGCCCTGGTAGATGAGGCCCTTGTCGAAGCACTGCTTGAACACCCACCACACAGATTCCATGAAGTTCTTGTCCATGGTCTTGTAGCCCTTGTCGAAGTCGACCCAGCGGCCCATGCGGCGAACGGTCTTCTTCCATTCGCTCGTGTACTTGAGCACCTTGCTACGGCAGGTTTCGTTGAACTTGTCGACGCCCAGCTTCTGGATTTCGGCAACGCCCGCGAGACCGAGTTCGTTCTGCACAAGAGATTCAATGGGGAGTCCGTGGCAGTCCCAACCGAAACCGCGCGGAACCTTCTTGCCCTTCATGGTCCAGTAACGCGGAACGATGTCCTTGATGGTACCGGCAAGCAAGTGACCGTAGTGCGGGAGGCCCGTTGCAAACGGAGGGCCATCGTAGAAAGTGTACGGTTCGGTTTCCGGACGGGAGTCCAGCGACTTCTTGAACGATTCATCCTTATCCCACAAGCCGAGCACGCGCTCTTCGATCTGCGGGAAGGTCTCTTCTTTCTTTACTTCACGAAACATGGGTTACCTCAAACCCCGCGGCACTCTGCCACGGGTACTAAATTTTCGGGCGTAAATGTAGAAATTTAGCGGAGGAGCCCCACCCCCTATTCCAACTTGGAATATCGTTTTGTGCTATTTATTCTTTTCATAGTGGCTTTTTTGCCCATTTTCAATAGTTTACCTTTAAAGCAATTCAAAAAAGGAGACTCAATGTCAAAAGACAATCCGCATATGGGACATATCGTCCTGATTACGCTCTCCGCTGCCATTGGCGGATTCCTGTTCGGCTTCGACTCCTCCGTTATCAACGGGGCAAATGGTGCGCTCAAGGCGCACTTCAACGCGACTGACTATCAGCTCGCCTGGGCCGTTTCGCTTGCACTGATTAGCGCCGCCATCGGCGCATTCTTTGCAGGCCGCATTGCCGACGCCTTCGGGCGCGTGCGCTGCATGCTCTTTGCTTCGGACCTGTTTCTGATAAGCGCAATCGGTTCCGGCATTCCCTTCGGAATGTCCGACTTTATCCTGTGGCGCGTCATTGGCGGCTTTGGCATCGGCATGGCAAGCATCATCGCCCCAATCTACATCGCCGAGACTGCACCGGCCCACTTGCGAGGGCGACTAGGCTCCATGCAGCAGTTCGCCATCGTGATAGGCATTTTCGTGGCGCTCCTTTCGAACTACGTAATCGTGCGCATCGCGGGGTCCGCGAACAACGCGATTATCGGCAATATCAAGGCATGGCAGGTCATGTTCTGGGTCGAAATCATCCCGGCGGTACTCTACGGGTACGCCGCCTGGAAACTTCCCGAATCGCCGCGTTACCTTATCCACAAGGGGTTCATCGACCAGGCCAGGGACGTGCTCGCGAAGATTAACCCCGAGGGCGTCGAAAAGGAAGTGGAAATCATCCAGGCTTCCTTCAAGAACAAGAAGCAACCCAAGTTTACCGACCTGCTCGAAATCATCAACGGCAGGGAGCGCATTTCCCCGATTCTGTGGGCGGGCCTCGGCCTTGCAATACTGCAGCAGCTGGTGGGCATCAACGTGATTTTCTACTACGGCACGATGCTCTGGCAGAGCGTGGGCTTCGGCGAGAGCGACGCATTCCTCACGAGCGTAATTTCGAGCGCCGTGAACCTGGTAATGACCGTAGTCGCCATCCTGCTTATCGACAAGATCGGGCGCAAGCCGCTCCTGCTAATCGGTAGCATAGGCATGGCAATTACCCTGAGCACGCTTACCGTATGCTTCATGAGTGCGGGTGCCGACGGGAGCCTCCCGGGAACTGCGGCCGTAATCGCCCTGATTGCGGCGAACCTCTACATTACCTTCTTCGCGGCAACTTGGGGCCCGGTCATGTGGGTAATGCTCGGTGAGATGTTCAACAACCGCATCCGCACCATCGCCATCGCCATCTGCGGGCTTGCACAGTGGTTCGCTAACTTCGTGGTTACCTGGACGTTCCCGGTGCTTACCGGCAAGGACGGCATCGGCGTGGGCCCGACATATGCCATCTATTCGTTCTTCGCCATCTTCAGCATATTCTTCGTGGCAAAGTTTATCAAGGAAACGAAGGGCAAGGAACTCGAAGATATGTAGCGAGGAAACGCAGCGCGAAGAATCTTTGCGCAAAGAAATATAACGCAAAGAAATATTGCGCGAGTCAATCCAAAAACAGAAAGGCCGGCAGAAAAATCTGCCGGCTTTTTCATACACCAAACTTTCGGTTATTCCTCGATGCGGTAGATTTTCACGTCCTTGATGTAGAACGTGCGTTCCATCTTGCCGAGGTTCAATTCGAACCTTGCAAACGGAGTGCTTTCGCTCGGGGTAAATTCCTTCTCGAACGACTGGCCCGAAGTCTTCACAATCGGATGTTCCATGAAGCCCACGGTCTCGTAATCATCGTAGGTGCCAATGCGTGCGGTAATCTGACCTTCGACATTCGACCAGATCGTGAACACGCACTTGTACTTCTTGCCAGCGACAAGGGCGATATCTTCCTGAATCAGTTGCACGCTGTACGACTTGCTGCCGCCATTGGTCACATCCACTTTCAAGATGTGGCTACCATCCTTCTCGTCGGTAATAGTCGCCGTGGCCTCGCCATAAAGCTGCTTGAAGAAAATCCAATGATCCAAGCCGTCCGAGAAGTCGCCATTTTCAATCGTATTGTCACTCATGGCGCCAACGACGCCTTCCCAAATATCGGCAACGTAATCTTCAAGAGCATTGCCCTGGGCATTGACATAGTTGAAGCGGAGCGGCCTGAAGCTTGGCAAGAAACGCTGGTTCAACCTGTTCCAAAGAGCCGCATTGTCGGTATTGTTGAAGTGAATCACTCCATCTTCCGAAACCTCGGCCTCGGTCAAGTTCAGTCCATCGACAAGGTAGCGAACATAGAACACCACCGAGAGGTTCACAAGGCTATCGGTCACCCACTCGACCTGCGAGAAGTGGTAGCGGAGCATCACCTTTTGGAAGGCGCTCAGCGAATACTCGAACGGCACATACTCGCCATCAACCAAAATCCGACCGTACATGGAGCCCTTGCCATCGAGAGGCTTGAGGCCAACGCCAATTTCTTTTAAATAGCCGCCGTCTTCCAGGTTGATGTTGTTGAACGCCTCATCGACCATGGATCCTTCGGTAAACGAAATGGTAATCGAGGTATCGAGGTCCGCCTCGTCGGGCCACACCTGCAAACCGTCGGTGGGGTCTACCGAAACCGCGACATAGTAGCTAGAATAGGAACGGACCTCCGAGAGCGTCATGGAGAACGAATCCAAAAGCACCGGTTCGTCCTTCGCCGCCTTCTTGGCGAGAACGGCCTGTTCCACGTCATCGTAATCCACCGAGAAGTCGGCAGTCAAAGCCAAAACCACGGGCTCTTGCGACACCGTATCCGTATCCGCAATCTCCGGGTTGCCAATCTCAATGCCGGCAGTATCCTTGGAATCGGAACAACCGACAAGGATTAACGCGCTTACGCAGCAACCGACTATGGATTTCAAAAATCGCATCACACTCCTCGTGTCAACGGGAACAACTGGATGTTTACCTGAACGACGTCATCACCCTCACCCGGTTTCGCAGAGAAATCTAGTAGTTCTTTGCGCATTAGTTGGATGTGCTTTTTCAAATTGGGGAAGTCTTGGCGCTTAATACTGAACGTAAGAGCAGAAAAATCGCGTTCCTGGCTTGGCAGATCGCCCAACATGTTGGCAGAAATGCGCAACATCTGCTGGTGGTACAGTTTGACCATCATGTCCTGGACCTCGTCGTCCGTGGTAATCATGGGGTCGCGCTGGCGGTAGCCGTTGGCAGTTTTGACCAAAAGGCCAGCCTCAACTAAAATATTCAAGGATTCTTGGACCTGGGAAGCAGAAACCATGCCCCTAAGCCTCTTGGAAATCTGGTCGGGGATGGGGCGGAAGTTCTTCAGGGCGACCATCTCGAGAATCACTGAGTGGTGCCACTCCCTAAAGATGCGGAACTGAGCCTTGTCCATCTTGTGCAACTTGGAACGAGGGCTGCTCTTTACAAGTTGTTCGTAATAGGCATGCTTTTCTTCGTCGGTCTCGGCCTGGTTAAAGAACACCAGGTTTTCAAAATAGGCGGCACGCTGCTTTTCGAGCCCAATGCCGTGGATAAGCTTGGTCACCGTCCCCTTGGTGATATTACGCTTTCCGTCAATAGTCAACTTAAGGTGCGCATGGCTCGAGAGGCCCGCCTTCTCCGCAAAATAACGAAGACTGAAGGCCGGCAAGGTCTTCTTTTTGAACTCGTAGTAGTCGCGCAGGTACACCCTAAAATTGGTGTACTGGAGCACATCGGGTTCAACTAACTTTATGTTTTCTCCATTTTCCATGCTTATAAAATAGCTGTATTGGCCTGCAAATAGACAATTTAGCAAGCAATTATCGTTTACCCAAGTAAACAATTGTTAGAGCTACGCAACCCCAAATCAGGGGTCCCCGGCCAGGCGCGACAAACGCACGTGATCCACAAAAATCCCGTTAATCCGTTCAAATTCGCGACATTTGCCCTCTTCGACAAACCCTGCGCGGCAGGCGACGGCAATGCTTTTGGGGTTGGTTACCGACGCCGTGATCTCGAGCCTGTTCACGCCCAACGAAAACATTTTTTTTGAAACCATTTTTACGGCTTCGGTGGCGAGACCTTCCCCGGTGAAAGATTCACCCAACCAGTAACTGAGAGTCGCCGAGCGGTTCGTCCACTGGACCCAGCCCACAACAACGCAACCGGCGACCCGGCCTGTCGATTTCTCGAAAATGCCCCAGCAGGCCCCGTTCCCCATTTGTGCCTGCAACTCCCAGCTCTCGGCACGGGAGGCTACGTCGCTTGCCGAGAGGCACTCACCCGGCCACGGCAAATGGGCCGAGAGGAACCCGCGGCAGCCGTCAATCAGGGCGTACAGCGGGGCAAAGTCGGGCTCGGCAAGCGGGCGCAAAACAACGCGCTCGCCCACAATTTCATCAACAGGAATTTCGCCTACGGGAATTTCTTCGTGGGAGTCTAGCATCGGTCAAAATATAAGAATCCTGCCGAATACAAAAGAAAACCCGCCAATCGCTCGGCGGGTCTTCAATGCGGATGAAAGGACTTGAACCTTCATGCCCTCGCAGGCACTAGAACCTGAATCTAGCGTGTCTACCAGTTCCACCACATCCGCGTGGTAAGCCAAATTTTGAAAAATATGCCTGTTTTGTCAAGGGGTGGCGGGCAAAATAGCGTCCTTGATCCACATAAGGCGGTTCAATTTCCAGTATTGCCAGTCGTGCTCGCCCGCGGGGTCGTACTGGAGGTCGCAATCCACCCCCACATTCTTGCAAAAGGACTGTATCCACGGGAGCGTTTGGGCGGCGGGGTAAAGGCGGTCGGAGCCACCCTGCAAAAAACGCCAGCGGCCCGACTTGAGCTTGGGCTCGGCCGCCACCGCCGAAGCTTCGCCGAGGGAAGCCCCGTAAGAGCTCATGAGCAGGCGGTTCCCGATGCGGCGCTTGCCCGAAAGCGAGTACATAATGACGCCGAGGGCCCCGTCCGAAATGCCGACCAGGTCCACCTTGTTCACAGGCGCCTTGCGGCGGGCGGCGACGGAGTCGAGGGCGGCGTCCACGGCGGCGAGCGCCTGTGGCGTCGCCC encodes the following:
- a CDS encoding sugar porter family MFS transporter, whose product is MSKDNPHMGHIVLITLSAAIGGFLFGFDSSVINGANGALKAHFNATDYQLAWAVSLALISAAIGAFFAGRIADAFGRVRCMLFASDLFLISAIGSGIPFGMSDFILWRVIGGFGIGMASIIAPIYIAETAPAHLRGRLGSMQQFAIVIGIFVALLSNYVIVRIAGSANNAIIGNIKAWQVMFWVEIIPAVLYGYAAWKLPESPRYLIHKGFIDQARDVLAKINPEGVEKEVEIIQASFKNKKQPKFTDLLEIINGRERISPILWAGLGLAILQQLVGINVIFYYGTMLWQSVGFGESDAFLTSVISSAVNLVMTVVAILLIDKIGRKPLLLIGSIGMAITLSTLTVCFMSAGADGSLPGTAAVIALIAANLYITFFAATWGPVMWVMLGEMFNNRIRTIAIAICGLAQWFANFVVTWTFPVLTGKDGIGVGPTYAIYSFFAIFSIFFVAKFIKETKGKELEDM
- a CDS encoding carbohydrate binding domain-containing protein; translated protein: MRFLKSIVGCCVSALILVGCSDSKDTAGIEIGNPEIADTDTVSQEPVVLALTADFSVDYDDVEQAVLAKKAAKDEPVLLDSFSMTLSEVRSYSSYYVAVSVDPTDGLQVWPDEADLDTSITISFTEGSMVDEAFNNINLEDGGYLKEIGVGLKPLDGKGSMYGRILVDGEYVPFEYSLSAFQKVMLRYHFSQVEWVTDSLVNLSVVFYVRYLVDGLNLTEAEVSEDGVIHFNNTDNAALWNRLNQRFLPSFRPLRFNYVNAQGNALEDYVADIWEGVVGAMSDNTIENGDFSDGLDHWIFFKQLYGEATATITDEKDGSHILKVDVTNGGSKSYSVQLIQEDIALVAGKKYKCVFTIWSNVEGQITARIGTYDDYETVGFMEHPIVKTSGQSFEKEFTPSESTPFARFELNLGKMERTFYIKDVKIYRIEE
- a CDS encoding TIGR02147 family protein, yielding MENGENIKLVEPDVLQYTNFRVYLRDYYEFKKKTLPAFSLRYFAEKAGLSSHAHLKLTIDGKRNITKGTVTKLIHGIGLEKQRAAYFENLVFFNQAETDEEKHAYYEQLVKSSPRSKLHKMDKAQFRIFREWHHSVILEMVALKNFRPIPDQISKRLRGMVSASQVQESLNILVEAGLLVKTANGYRQRDPMITTDDEVQDMMVKLYHQQMLRISANMLGDLPSQERDFSALTFSIKRQDFPNLKKHIQLMRKELLDFSAKPGEGDDVVQVNIQLFPLTRGV
- a CDS encoding GNAT family N-acetyltransferase translates to MLDSHEEIPVGEIPVDEIVGERVVLRPLAEPDFAPLYALIDGCRGFLSAHLPWPGECLSASDVASRAESWELQAQMGNGACWGIFEKSTGRVAGCVVVGWVQWTNRSATLSYWLGESFTGEGLATEAVKMVSKKMFSLGVNRLEITASVTNPKSIAVACRAGFVEEGKCREFERINGIFVDHVRLSRLAGDP
- the ileS gene encoding isoleucine--tRNA ligase, whose translation is MFREVKKEETFPQIEERVLGLWDKDESFKKSLDSRPETEPYTFYDGPPFATGLPHYGHLLAGTIKDIVPRYWTMKGKKVPRGFGWDCHGLPIESLVQNELGLAGVAEIQKLGVDKFNETCRSKVLKYTSEWKKTVRRMGRWVDFDKGYKTMDKNFMESVWWVFKQCFDKGLIYQGYRIQPYSPALATPLSNFETNQGYKDRQDPSLTLIFPLITDNAKFKDTSILVWTTTPWTLPSNFAIAVGPDMDYNLVEQDGKKYWCAATRTAAYFKNPNIVDTCKGSDLVGLSYEALFHLSDAYASKEELEKRYKIYPADFVSTEDGAGAVHIAPSFGEEDFQLGASIGLGLFDPLDTEGKFTDKVPMWKGLGAKEADKSIIAYLKEQGRVFKHETFVHSYPHCWRTGVPLLYRALKTWFLKIDAPVTSKEGVTKTLKEWMVENNQTVNWVPDHIKNGRFGKWLEGARDWNLSRNRFWGTPIPVWIADDGDMIAVGSIEELQQLTGVKLDDLHKHFVDKLTIEKNGKVYRRTPEVFDCWFESGSMPYASRHYPFENKELVERSFPADFIAEGLDQTRGWFYTLTVLSNALFQKPAFKNVIVNGIILAEDGSKMSKSKRNYPDPNDLIERTGADAIRLFMINSAALKAEDLRFSEEGVKGIVKQVMLPLWNAVAFFVSNHNADAAKGQLNWRPGQEVKSENELDRWMLATLQDLAAKVEVEMKAYRLYNVVPAVIAAVDDLTNWYVRRSRRRFWKSENDGDKNAAYATMYKVLVDFSKILAPFLPLLAEEIYQILVREVDANAPVSVHLCEFPSADKSLMDEKLVERIAMVRGMVEMGRVIRATNNVKNRMPIASMTVVAHGTEEKNVAETMKDLILEELNVREMKFLEDETKLVQLSAKPNFLAIKAKGPDYAKNMKVISAKLNSLSVDEIKALQNGETIKFDFGEVGADCLMLNRIVADGMAVEANQHFTVALDLKITDELRRACVARELVNRIQNRRKDQNYAITDKIEVTLFSASDVFKQAVAENEAYIAGETQAVAIKWAAAADGLEANDADGEAFSFTTVKA